The Cyprinus carpio isolate SPL01 chromosome A19, ASM1834038v1, whole genome shotgun sequence genome has a segment encoding these proteins:
- the LOC109092286 gene encoding dolichol-phosphate mannosyltransferase subunit 3-like isoform X1, producing the protein MMLLGISRHQSGFFNYNFALHLCTVFSTMTKLLEWLLGASLIGMAWGLVTFDLLDLQLPPQYRELVWPMPVYLLVVFGCYSLATVGYRVATFNDCEDAAKELQAQIKEAKEDLKKKGLKM; encoded by the exons ATGATGCTTCTCGGCATTTCGCGTCATCAAA GTGGATTCTTCAATTATAATTTTGCCCTTCACCTTTGCACAGTCTTCAGCACAATGACCAAGCTCCTGGAGTGGCTTCTTGGTGCGTCACTGATCGGCATGGCATGGGGACTCGTTACCTTTGACCTCCTTGATTTGCAGTTGCCTCCTCAGTATAGAGAGCTGGTGTGGCCAATGCCTGTTTATCTGCTGGTGGTGTTTGGGTGTTATTCACTGGCAACTGTTGGCTACCGTGTGGCCACATTTAATGACTGTGAGGACGCAGCCAAAGAGTTGCAAGCACAAATAAAAGAAGCCAAAGAGGACTTGAAGAAGAAGGGACTGAAGATGTGA
- the LOC109092286 gene encoding dolichol-phosphate mannosyltransferase subunit 3-like isoform X2, which translates to MTKLLEWLLGASLIGMAWGLVTFDLLDLQLPPQYRELVWPMPVYLLVVFGCYSLATVGYRVATFNDCEDAAKELQAQIKEAKEDLKKKGLKM; encoded by the coding sequence ATGACCAAGCTCCTGGAGTGGCTTCTTGGTGCGTCACTGATCGGCATGGCATGGGGACTCGTTACCTTTGACCTCCTTGATTTGCAGTTGCCTCCTCAGTATAGAGAGCTGGTGTGGCCAATGCCTGTTTATCTGCTGGTGGTGTTTGGGTGTTATTCACTGGCAACTGTTGGCTACCGTGTGGCCACATTTAATGACTGTGAGGACGCAGCCAAAGAGTTGCAAGCACAAATAAAAGAAGCCAAAGAGGACTTGAAGAAGAAGGGACTGAAGATGTGA